The following DNA comes from Deltaproteobacteria bacterium.
GTTCAAGGACTACGCCCAGCGCTTCATGCCCAAACACGAGACGCTGGAGGACTACGTCAACTTCAGCACCTACGCGCCGAACATGCCGTGGGTTGACGACAAACTCCCCGTGCTACTAAAAATGGCCACGCGCTTTTATTTCAAGTTTGCGATCCCGAACTCGGACCTGCGACGTAAGATGGCCCAGAAGAACCTGATGGGCTTCGGGCTGCGGATGATGACTCGGATCTCGAACTGGCGGGTTCAAAAGCGCGTGTACGCCTTCCCGATCGAGTACCGGCTGGCACGGTTCGTCAAGGACGTGCTGATCGGCAAGCTCGGCGTGATGAAGAAGGTGGCACAGGAGGTGGCGTGACGCCGTGGGACTTCCGGTTTGAACTGGTCGACAGACCGGAGCAGTTCGACAATCTGAAAACCGAATGGGATCGGCTGTTGACGAATTCGACGGCCGATCCTTTGTTTTGTTCGCACGTGTGGATGCGAACGTGGTGGAACCATTTCGGCGACGACGGCGAGCTGCGGATCCTGACCGCGCGCGACGCCGAGGACGGCCGGCTCGTCGGTATCGCGCCTTTTTTCCTGAGGCGAATTGCGGCCGCCGAACTCGAAGCCGAGATGACCGGCGGCGTGCGTCCCATCATTCCCACGCGCGGAATGAAACTGCGCGTCCTGCAACCGCTGGGGTCGGGCGAGGTCTGCGCCGACTTCGTCGGCTTCATCGCCGAGCGCGGGCGCGCGGACGAGATCTGGTCGGCGCTTTACACATATTTTTTGCGCGAGGTGGGCGAGTTCGACCTGCTCGACATGACGCACGTGCGCGACGACGAGCCGGGCTTCGAATCGCTTCAGTACGCGGCGATGGGCGGGCGCAATTGGCGCTACCGTCCCCTCTATCAGGCACCGTATTCGGAATTGCCCGAGGGGGGTTACGAGGCGTATCTGGAGTCGCTCTCGAAGAAGAGCCGCTACAACGCCCGCAAGAAGATCAAGGAGATCCGCATCTACCACAAGGTGGAGCACCGGTTTCACGACGACGCGGCGACGCTGCCCGAAGCGATGGACCGGTTCTTCGACCTTCACGCGCAGCGCTGGGCCGCCGAGGGGCAAACCGGCGTCTTCGCGTCGGAGAAGATGGCGGCGTTCCACCGCGATTTCGCCGCGCGCGCGCTTCGTCTCGGCTGGCTGCGGCTCGGCTTTTTGTCGCTCGACGACGAGCCGCCGATCTTCGCGACCTACGCGTTTCACACGGGCGACGCGGTGTACCTGTACCAGCAGGGCAGCGCGCCGGTGTATCCCGAGTTCAATCTCGGCTACGCTGCGCTCGTGTTCGCGATTCAGGACGCATGCGAGCGGGGCGCGCGGCGATACGAGTTCTTGCGCGGCGAGGCCGACTATAAGCTGCACTGGGCGAAGAACGGCCACCCGCTGATCCAGTTTCTGGCGGGCGCGACGTTTCGGGGCACGCGGTTTTTCGC
Coding sequences within:
- a CDS encoding GNAT family N-acetyltransferase, translated to MTPWDFRFELVDRPEQFDNLKTEWDRLLTNSTADPLFCSHVWMRTWWNHFGDDGELRILTARDAEDGRLVGIAPFFLRRIAAAELEAEMTGGVRPIIPTRGMKLRVLQPLGSGEVCADFVGFIAERGRADEIWSALYTYFLREVGEFDLLDMTHVRDDEPGFESLQYAAMGGRNWRYRPLYQAPYSELPEGGYEAYLESLSKKSRYNARKKIKEIRIYHKVEHRFHDDAATLPEAMDRFFDLHAQRWAAEGQTGVFASEKMAAFHRDFAARALRLGWLRLGFLSLDDEPPIFATYAFHTGDAVYLYQQGSAPVYPEFNLGYAALVFAIQDACERGARRYEFLRGEADYKLHWAKNGHPLIQFLAGATFRGTRFFARSFINTDPRVRRAVKRIVLRGRR